The Acidiferrobacterales bacterium genome includes the window GATTCAATCTATTTGCTAAGAGTTCGAATTGAGTGAGTCAAACGAAAATCTTTCGAATCCGAATCCGAGAGAACAGTCAGTGCAAATTCTATCTTCTTCGCCCGAAACCGAGAATTTGAGCGACTTGGAATTCCGCCCCATCGAATTCACTGGCACTGCGCGCGAATACTGGGGGATTTTCATTACCAACTTGCTTTTGTCGATTGCCACTTTGGGAATCTACAGCGCCTGGGCCAAAGTGAGACGTAAGAGGTATTTCCTGAACAGCACTCTGATCGATGGAACTTCACTAAATTATCACGCAACCGGGATGCAGTTGTTCAAGGGACGACTGGCCGCATTTGTCTTGCTTGTATCCTTATCGGTGCTCTCCCAATACATGCTGGCAGCGAGTTTTGTGATTACGGTGTTGATTGTCCTGGCTGTGCCTTGGGTGCTGAACCGTTCCATGAGGTTCAATGCAAGGGTTACATCATGGCGGAATGTCCGCTTCAACTGGAGTGGGACGTACTGGCGAACTTTTGCGGTGACGTGGCCTTCGATTCTCCTGGCGATAGTCAGTCTTGGACTGATGATTCCACATATATCAAGATGGATTTACCAATACTATGCTCGACGATATTCTTTTGGAGAGACTGAATTTGAGGAA containing:
- a CDS encoding YjgN family protein, which gives rise to MQILSSSPETENLSDLEFRPIEFTGTAREYWGIFITNLLLSIATLGIYSAWAKVRRKRYFLNSTLIDGTSLNYHATGMQLFKGRLAAFVLLVSLSVLSQYMLAASFVITVLIVLAVPWVLNRSMRFNARVTSWRNVRFNWSGTYWRTFAVTWPSILLAIVSLGLMIPHISRWIYQYYARRYSFGETEFEESMDLRPFVMAVLSVLVYVFVPGIAGIAIIYFLAGFPAVNIDVLSLSLAVLTPTILVSAYIWYRTMCRNIVLRSLELGDAVKFHSTLKPSRMVWIQLTNFLVSVLSLGLMIPWAQIRIYSYLCDNTVYAFARDADEFIDQEQDRMNSFGEEFAELEGLDFSL